A window of Plantibacter sp. PA-3-X8 genomic DNA:
CCCGCCAACGGTGCTCCAGCTGCCGGAGCCGCTCGTCGTCGACGCCCGCGAACGGGCCGGACTCCACGTCGAGCGTCCCGGCGGCCAGCGCGATGCGGACCCGGGCCAGCACCCGCGCCGCATCCGCGAGCGCCGGGAGGTCGTACGCCGGCATCGGGCGGTGGTCCGGCGCCTCGAACACGCCGACGCCCGCCGGGGACCAGGCTTCGCCGAGGTCGCCGGTGGCCAGGCCGACCTGCATCACCACACGCGCGACACCGAACCGCGTCTGCACCTCCAGGCCGGAGAGCGACAGCATCCCCCGGTGCCACCGCCGGAACAGGATCGCCGCGGTCTCCGCATCACCACGCCAGAGCGTCAGCAGGATGAGCGATTGGCGCAGGTAGACCGAGAACGCGAGGGGAGGCTGGAGCGCCAGCGCCCGGTGCACCCGCTCCTCCGCCTCGTCCCAGCGTCCGAGCGCGACCAACGGGTCCACCGCGTTCGACGACAGGATGAGCCCGGAACTCCGTTCGACGCCGAGCGACTTCGCCCGGGCCACCCCCTCGAGCGCCGACGCGAGCGCCTCCTCGTACGATCCGAGGAGGTTCGCCATGTCCGAGGCGTTCACCCGGTAGCGGAGCAACGCACTGCCGTCGCCCTCGGCCAGCGGCTCCGCCGTCGCGAGGAGGGCCCGCCCGGCTTCCAGCTCGCCGCGGTGGATCCGGGCGATGCCGCCGATGTTCGCCGCGACCGAGGCGTTCCGCGCCGAACCGGTCCGCGCCGCCTCCCGGGCCGCCTCGTCGGCGTACTCGATGGCCCGCTCCAGCCGCCCGATGATCATGTGACGAGCGCCGAGGCTCGTCAGCAGCACCCCGCGCAGTTCGCCGGGCGTCTCGGGTGGGACCCGGTCGAGCGCCTGCTCCAGGAGGTCGACCGAGCCCGGCCGACCGAGGTTGGCGAGGTAGAACGCCTTGTCGCGCAGGAGCTTGGCCTGGTCGATCTCGTCGCGGTCCTCGCGGGTCGCGAGCACCTCGTCGACCATGGCGATCGCGCGATCGGTCCAGCCCGCGTTCCGCAGGGCGCTCGCGGTGCGTCGCATGAGCTCCGAGCGGGACCGGCCGACGAGCTCCTCCGCCGCGGGGACCTGATCCCAGATCTCCAGCAGCCGCTCCCCGAGCTGCGCCTCGGTGCTGTAGGCGAAGGCCGTGTGGGCCTGCTCCATCGCCCGCGCGGTCGCCGGGAACGCCCGCCCGAAGTCCCTGGCCAGCATCCAGTGGTGCGAGACCGCCGCGGCGACCGGATCGACACCGACGCCACCCTCCAGGGCCTCGGCGAACCCCGCATGGAACCGGGTGCGCTCACCGGGGAGCAGGTCGTCGTAGATCGCCTCCCGGACGAGCGCGTGCCGGAACTCGTAGGTGGTCGCGTCGGCGAGGAGCACGTTCGCGCCGATCGCCTCCCGGACACCGGCGTCGATGTCCTCCGGAGCGCCCGTGAAGACCTGTTCGAGCAGCGTGTGCTCCACGCGGACACCGCCGGCCGAGATGACCCGGAGCAGTTGCTGCGTCGTGGGCGCGAGGCGTTCGTACCGGGCGAGCAGGAGTTCACGCAGGGTGTCGGGGAGTTCGTCGGAGCCGCTGCCGTCGTCGAGGCCGAGCAGCTCCTCGACGAAGAACGGGACGCCCTCGCTCCGCGCGTACACGCTGTCGATGGAGACGGCGTCGAGCGCACCGCCTCGGATGGCGATCGCCTGACGCATGACGTCGCCGCGGCTCAGTCGTCCGAGCGTGTGCCGTGCCACCCGCCGCGTGCGGTCGAGCTCGGCCAGGAACCCGCGCAACGGGTGGCCGCGGGAGACGTCCTCACTGCGGAAGGTGAGCAACAGCATCACTCGCTCGGTGGTGAGCACCCGCACGAGGAACGAGAGCAGACTCAGCGTCGCTCCGTCGGCCCAGTGGACGTCCTCGACCGCGACCACGACCGGCTGCTCCCGCGACAGCGCTTCGAGCAGCACGGCGACGGTCTCATGGAGCCGGCCGACGCCACCGTCGCGTTCGTCGACCGCGTCGGGGTCGAGGGCAGGCAGGAGCGCTGCGAGCGACGCCCGGCCCGGTCCGGCCGCATCGAGCACGGCGTCGTTCCCGCGCTGGGCCACGAGGTCCTTCATGAGGCCGAGGACGGGCGCGTAGGGCGCGGCCACCTCGCCGAGATCCACGCACTGACCGGTGAGGACGAGCGCCGCCGGCTGGACGGATCGGGCGAACTCGCGCAGGAGACGGGTCTTGCCGATGCCCGCTTCTCCGCTCACCACGACGCTGCGCGACTCGCCGGCGGCCGCCGCGTCGAACACGGCCCGGAGCGCCCGCAGATCGGAGGCGCGTCCGATCATGGTCGGGCTCGTCGCAGGCACGTTCACCATCCCATGGTCCCACTCCGGGCCGACATCGACGGGTGACCGCCGCGACCGCTCAGCGATGCGCGGACACCGGTGCTCGGCGTGCGTCGTCCGCACGATCGGCGTCGCGCAGCGTGGCGACGAACGCGCCGAGGGCGGCGCGGAGACGGTGGTGGAGAGGTGTGCGCCTCGTGCGCGCCCCATGCTCGCCCGAGGTGGCGTCGAGCAGGCGTTCCCGTCGCTCGCGCTCCCGCTCGAGGCGCTGCTGCAGCTCGCGTTCGACGAACCGTCGTGTCTCGCCGGTCATGGCGGAGCTGTGGGTCGCGCTGGTCAACATGGGTGCCTCCTCGTGCTCGGGCCGGTCGTCCGGCTCGAGTCCTCACGCTCCTCCCTGAGGGGGTCGCCCCACCTCGGGCACCTGCCCTATCTCGCGGGTCGATGCGAGCAAGCAACCTGAGGCGCCCGCCCAACCGTGAAGAATGGTGGGCATGACCGCACCGCATTCACCGACCGTGACCGATCGCCTGACGCTCGCCCGCCCGACGGAGCAGGACCTGGCCGGACTCCACGAGCTGCACGCGGATCCGGCGGTCTGGACGCACCTGCCGTCGGCTCGACACACCTCAATCGAGCAGACCCGTGAACTCGTCGAGCGGTACTCCGCAGGCTGGGACGCGAACGGACTCGACGTCTGGGTCGCTCGGGACACGGCGACCGGCGGACTCGTCGGCATCGGCGGCCCGAGTCTGCGCGGCGGCGTGGCGTGGAACCTCTACTTCCGCCTGGCACCGGCTGCCTGGGGCCGCGGGTACGCCCAGGAGCTCATCGCCGCAGCCCGGGCGGCGGTCACCGAGACCGGATCCGACCTCCCCGTCGTCGCCTTCCTCCTGGAGCACAACGAGGGGTCGCGGCGAGCCGCGGAGCATGCGGGCCTGGAAGTCGTCTGGCGCGGTCCCGACGCGGGCAACCCCGACCCGGGGGCGGTCCGTCTCGTGTTCGCCGATCGCCCCCTGAGTGCGGAGGCCTTGCGGGTCTTCCTGGCGTGACGGTGATCGCCGTCGCCGCTGGTCAGCCCGCGTTCGCGCGCAGGTAGGTCTCGAGGTCCATCGGCGGGACACCGGTGACGTCCTCGATCGCCGGACTGACCTCGGCCATCACACCACTGCCGATGGCCGTGTAGGTGCTGACCCAGGCGTCGACCTCCCAGTCGGGCGCACCGTAGGAGGCGCGGGACGCGTACGCCTCCTCGATGGTCTCGTCGTGGAAGGTGACCTCGCGGTCGCGTACCCGGCTGATCGTCGCGGCGACCTCGGCCATCGTGAGCGCCTCAGGGCCGGTGAGGTCGTAAGTGCGGCCCGCATGCGGCGCGGGGTCGACGAGGACTGCCGCCGCGGTCCGCGCGATGTCGGCGCGTGCCACGAAGGAGGCGCGACCGTCACCGGCCGGTCCACGGATGACGCCGTCCTCACCCACGAGGGCTTCCATGAAGTCGAGGTAGAAGCCGTCGCGGAGGAACGTCCACCGCATGCCCGACGCACGAATGTGCTCCTCGGTCGCGTGGTGGTCGCGCGCCAGGGTGAACACGGCATCCGGTGCCGCCGCAGCGAACGAGGTGTACACCAGGTGCTGCACGCCGGCAGCGGAGGCCGCATCGATGAACGACCGGTGCTGGTCGACCCGGTCGGCGCTCTCGGAGCCCGACACCATGAACAGGGTGTCGACGCCCTCGAGCGCCGCGCGGGCAGCGTCCTGGTCCGTGTAGCTGAACGGGTGCACGGTGCTCTGCGGGTGCTGCGGCGCCTTCGCCGGGGTGCGCACCAGCAGACGCTGCGGGGTCCCGCGAGCGGCGAGATCGTGCGCCACGAGGCCGCCGAGCACACCGGTCGATCCGGTGACGGCGATGGGTCGGGGGGTGCTCGGGTTCACGGGGGTTACTCTCAGGGGCGGACGCGGACGGCGCGTCCCTCGATCGAGACGACGTCGTCGATCTGGAGCTGGCGACCACGTCGGAGGTCGACCTCGCCGTTGACGCTCACCACGCCGTCTGCGATGGCCGCCTTCACGTCGCCGCCGGAGTCGAGCAGCCCGGCGAACTTCAGGAACTGCCCGAGTCGGATCGAGTCGCCGCCGATCGGGACGTCGGTGATGTGTGCCGGGTTCGTCATCCCCGAATGCTAACAAGGATGGGTTCGCTGGACTCGGGGACAGCATGTGGTTGTACCCTCAGCGGTACCGGGCCATCGTGGCTCGCAAAGGAGCAACACCATGGGCGAGAAGTCCGCACGGAAAGAAGGCGGCAAGACCGCACCCGCGAAGACGCTGAAGGAGAAGCGCACCGCGAAGGCCGACAAGAAGGCCGGCAATGCGCGTTCGGAGAACACCGACGCGGTCACGCGGGTCAAGAACCGCTAGTCCTGATCAGCGGCCCATCGTGGTCGGTGATGCGCTCAGGCGTCTGTCCCCTCACGGAGACGGGCGCCTGTTCTGGTCTTCAGGCGTCTCCGTGACGAGCCGTCCCGCTATCGTCGTGGCATGTCCGACCTCAGCCCCGGCGACGACGCGCTCGAGCTCGCCCGCCTGCTCATCTCGATCGACTCCGTCAGTCCGACCCTTGTCCCAGGGGCTCCCGGTGAAGGACGGATCGCGGCGGTGATCGCGCAGCGACTCGAGGGCGCCGGCTTCGTGGTCGACCTCGTTCCCGCGCCGGAGGATGCGCAGCGCGTCAGCGTCGTGGCCGTGCACGCGGGATCGCAGCCGGGTCCGACGGTCGTGTTCAACGGCCATCTCGACACCGTCGGGGTCGAGGGGATGGTCGACCCGTTCAACCCGCGGATCGCGGACGGCAAGCTCTTCGGGCGCGGCGCCAGCGACATGAAGTCCGGCCTGGCGGGGTTGATCGTCGCCGCGGAGCGACTCGCCGCGGCGGACCATCCCGGCACGGTCGTCTTCACCGGTGTCGCTGATGAGGAGGACGCGAGCGTGGGGGCCGCTGCCGTCCTCCGACACCTCGCCGATCGTGGTGTGACGGCGGACGTGTGCCTCATCGCCGAGCCCACCTGGTTGGATCGGGTGTCGGCGCACCGGGGGTACGCGGTCGTCGAGGTGACGCTGCAGGGGACGGCCGCGCACTCGTCACAGCCCGGTCTGGCCGTCGATGCGATCCGCGCTCTCGGCGCCCTGCTGCAGGAGGTGGAGCGGGCCGACGACGAGCTCCATCGGCGACCGACGCACCCGTTGCTCGACCACGGTTCGTTCACCACGACGGTTGCCAGGGCAGGGAGTGCTCCGTTCACGATCGCCGCCGACGCGACCCTCGCCATCGAGCGACGCACCATGCCGGGAGAACGCGCTGAGGACGCCCTGGTCGAGGTCCAGGCGATGCTCGACGCGGTCGCCGCCCGGATGCCTGGTCTCCGCACGGGCGCACGGCTGACCCATCAGCGCGAGGCCTGGGAGGCCGACGAGCAGGGGCCGGCTGCGCGGTTCGCCGACATCCTCGCCGCCGAACTCTCCCGGGACGCCGAGGCCGTACCGGCGGCGGTCGGGGCGCCGTACTGGATGGAGTCGGCGCTCTGGCAGGCGGCGGGGATCCCGACCGTCGTCTGCGGCCCAGCGGGTGGCGGACTGCACGCCGCCGAGGAATGGGTCGACCTCGACCAGCTCCGCCGGTTCCCGGAGGCGGTCATCGCCGCGACGATCGACTCGCTGTCCGAATCGAGCGAGGCATGACGCCCGGTGGGCCCGACCGCATCGCGGTGATCGGGCCGGGCGCGATCGGAACCGTGGTCGCCGCAGCGCTCCATGAACAGGGACGGACGCCGTTCATCGCTGGGCGGTCGAAGCGGCCGGAGCTCCAGCTCCAGGTCGACGACGAGACGGTGACGGTCCCCGGGCCGGTCTACACCGATCCGGCGGAGTCTCCGGGCACCGCGGACCTCGTCTTCCTGGCGGTCAAGGCGACCCAGACGGCTGCCGCTGCGGACTGGCTCGCCGCGCTGTGCGGCCCGGAGACGGTCGTGTGCGTCCTG
This region includes:
- a CDS encoding helix-turn-helix transcriptional regulator, translating into MIGRASDLRALRAVFDAAAAGESRSVVVSGEAGIGKTRLLREFARSVQPAALVLTGQCVDLGEVAAPYAPVLGLMKDLVAQRGNDAVLDAAGPGRASLAALLPALDPDAVDERDGGVGRLHETVAVLLEALSREQPVVVAVEDVHWADGATLSLLSFLVRVLTTERVMLLLTFRSEDVSRGHPLRGFLAELDRTRRVARHTLGRLSRGDVMRQAIAIRGGALDAVSIDSVYARSEGVPFFVEELLGLDDGSGSDELPDTLRELLLARYERLAPTTQQLLRVISAGGVRVEHTLLEQVFTGAPEDIDAGVREAIGANVLLADATTYEFRHALVREAIYDDLLPGERTRFHAGFAEALEGGVGVDPVAAAVSHHWMLARDFGRAFPATARAMEQAHTAFAYSTEAQLGERLLEIWDQVPAAEELVGRSRSELMRRTASALRNAGWTDRAIAMVDEVLATREDRDEIDQAKLLRDKAFYLANLGRPGSVDLLEQALDRVPPETPGELRGVLLTSLGARHMIIGRLERAIEYADEAAREAARTGSARNASVAANIGGIARIHRGELEAGRALLATAEPLAEGDGSALLRYRVNASDMANLLGSYEEALASALEGVARAKSLGVERSSGLILSSNAVDPLVALGRWDEAEERVHRALALQPPLAFSVYLRQSLILLTLWRGDAETAAILFRRWHRGMLSLSGLEVQTRFGVARVVMQVGLATGDLGEAWSPAGVGVFEAPDHRPMPAYDLPALADAARVLARVRIALAAGTLDVESGPFAGVDDERLRQLEHRWRALLAEGHFWPTAPLWSAVVDAELGGPGGTGDDAGAWAAARAMAERPVAPAVLAPYTALRLAEAQVAAGDRAGAQDTLVTAVAEATSLGAGLVLDGARALAVRASLNLDGRPRVRGAAGSVQLTARERQVLQLIAEGLSNPQIGERLYISAKTASVHVSAILRKLGVAGRTEAAMVAGASGLLDVAPGRSI
- a CDS encoding GNAT family N-acetyltransferase, whose amino-acid sequence is MTAPHSPTVTDRLTLARPTEQDLAGLHELHADPAVWTHLPSARHTSIEQTRELVERYSAGWDANGLDVWVARDTATGGLVGIGGPSLRGGVAWNLYFRLAPAAWGRGYAQELIAAARAAVTETGSDLPVVAFLLEHNEGSRRAAEHAGLEVVWRGPDAGNPDPGAVRLVFADRPLSAEALRVFLA
- a CDS encoding SDR family oxidoreductase, with protein sequence MNPSTPRPIAVTGSTGVLGGLVAHDLAARGTPQRLLVRTPAKAPQHPQSTVHPFSYTDQDAARAALEGVDTLFMVSGSESADRVDQHRSFIDAASAAGVQHLVYTSFAAAAPDAVFTLARDHHATEEHIRASGMRWTFLRDGFYLDFMEALVGEDGVIRGPAGDGRASFVARADIARTAAAVLVDPAPHAGRTYDLTGPEALTMAEVAATISRVRDREVTFHDETIEEAYASRASYGAPDWEVDAWVSTYTAIGSGVMAEVSPAIEDVTGVPPMDLETYLRANAG
- a CDS encoding RNA-binding S4 domain-containing protein, whose translation is MTNPAHITDVPIGGDSIRLGQFLKFAGLLDSGGDVKAAIADGVVSVNGEVDLRRGRQLQIDDVVSIEGRAVRVRP
- a CDS encoding M20/M25/M40 family metallo-hydrolase: MSDLSPGDDALELARLLISIDSVSPTLVPGAPGEGRIAAVIAQRLEGAGFVVDLVPAPEDAQRVSVVAVHAGSQPGPTVVFNGHLDTVGVEGMVDPFNPRIADGKLFGRGASDMKSGLAGLIVAAERLAAADHPGTVVFTGVADEEDASVGAAAVLRHLADRGVTADVCLIAEPTWLDRVSAHRGYAVVEVTLQGTAAHSSQPGLAVDAIRALGALLQEVERADDELHRRPTHPLLDHGSFTTTVARAGSAPFTIAADATLAIERRTMPGERAEDALVEVQAMLDAVAARMPGLRTGARLTHQREAWEADEQGPAARFADILAAELSRDAEAVPAAVGAPYWMESALWQAAGIPTVVCGPAGGGLHAAEEWVDLDQLRRFPEAVIAATIDSLSESSEA